Genomic DNA from Oncorhynchus masou masou isolate Uvic2021 unplaced genomic scaffold, UVic_Omas_1.1 unplaced_scaffold_3796, whole genome shotgun sequence:
ctgtttccctctataccTGCTGGTCTTTAGTCTGTTTCTCTCTAAACCTGCTGGTCTTtaatctgtttccctctataccagctgGTCTATAGCTACTCTCTGCTGTACTTAGCAGCCTGAAGCTATCTCTGATGAggcctgaatgtgtgtgtgtgtgtgtgtgtgtgtgtgtgtgtgtgtgtgtgtgtgtgtgtgtgtgtgtgtgtgtgtgtgtgtgtgtgtgtgtgtgcgtgtgtgtgtgtgccccgtgtgtatatgtgtgcgtgcCACACGTtcgtgtgtctgtttgtgtgtatgtctgcgtgtgtgtgtgtgtgtgtctctctcccacagGAAAAGATTGAGTCTGGTACGAAGAACCGGGACATTGAAGGCATGGGAGTAGCAGAGATCAAGTACGGAGACTCAGCCTGCTTCGTCATGCATGTGGCTTCAGGGCTGTGGCTGTCCTACCAGACGCCTGACGCTAAAGCCTCCCGTATAGGACCCCTCAAGAGACGTGTGAGTTATTACACTGGTTCACTGTTCTAACAGTCAAAACGTTGTCCTTTTACATCATTATAAACGTGTCCCTGTCATGTAGCTACTCTATAATGACTTTGGCAAGGAGAAGGAGTGTGTCTGGCCAATGAAATCACTGTAAGTAGTGGGTCAGTGTAGATATTGGGTAGACCCAGGGCCTCTCTCAGCAGGAGGATAACCAGGAAGTTGTCACCAT
This window encodes:
- the LOC135534678 gene encoding ryanodine receptor 3-like; the encoded protein is EKIESGTKNRDIEGMGVAEIKYGDSACFVMHVASGLWLSYQTPDAKASRIGPLKRRACLHAEGHMDDGLTLQRCQHEEARAVRIIRNTTVLFSHFIKYVGLTL